The stretch of DNA AATCAAGGCCTCGACGGTGATTTTGCGTTGATTCATGGCCTGCTCCTTCGATCTAGCGCCATTCACTTGATAGCTCAACTAAACGGCTATTTAGTGTAGTTAACCTAAAATAGCACCCTAATCGAAGACGTATGCCTCATTTCGCCTCGCCATTCCCGTCGCGAATAGCCGATACCCCGAGAGAAAGATAACAAGCATTCATAGCGGGAAATACCTTGTGCATGTTGTTTGAGTCAGCGATCAAAACCACTTATAGCCAGAGGCAATAAATTAAATAACAAAATAATACCACCTGGCCACTATCTAATTAGCTTGCTAACTAAGCCCATTGAAAGTCCTCCTCGTTTCGAATATTAAGCAGCCTCTGATTCACAACAACAAAGGCCCTCATCACCTTGAATACATTGAATAAACAACTCACCCGTAGATGCCCGATTTCGATGCTTGCCTATCGACTCAATAACGCCTGAAAAACGCCACTTCGTATTTTATTTGCAAAACGACAACAACCGTCTAGGTTCATGAATATCTTCACAGGCACATCACTCAAATAATAAGAACAGCCTTCAAGGCGGGAGAACTCATTCCGCTGAAATAATTAAGACTCTGCTTTTAGTTACTGAACGGAACTCAGTCATCACAATCAAGAGGGATGCTTGATGAAGCACAGCCGTTGGTATCGTGCGCTCTCGAAAAAGGCGCCAGCCGAACATTTTTGGCTGTCATTGTTTTGCTTTTCAGGTCTGGTGATCGCCAGCTTCGTCTTGTTCGAACAGCAGATCCAGGATTTCCTGACTCATCTCGACCTGTACCTTCCGTCCTCCCCCACCCAGAAACTCAACCTCGCGCTGCTACTGATCGCCTTGCTGGCGCTGGATGTGGTGCTGCCCGTGCCTTCCAGTGTGGTCGCGCTACTGGCCGTGGCCATGCTGGGCAGTGTCGGCGGTTATCTGGTGATTTTCATTGGCCTGTGCCTGGGGGCCGGGTTGGGGTATGCGCTAGGGGCCGGCTATTTCCGGATGCTTTCGAGTCGCCTCGGTTTGCATCAACGCCGGCCCGGGCAACTCGGGTATCGATTGGGCACGCTGTCATTGATCTGCCTGCGCGGCGTGCCCGTGCTGGCTGAAACCTCAGTGGTGGCGGCTGGCATGCAACGTTATCCGCTACGCTCGTTCTTGCTGGTCACCACCCTGGCTAACGCCGGTCTGGCACTGGCCTACAGCGCCATTGGCGCGTTCCTCGTCGAAGAGAACGCGCTGCTGGTGACTATCCTCGCCAGTATGGTGTTGCCGGGACTGTTCATCGCCGGGTACAGCCTGTTCAAGACCTTGCGCAAGCACGGCGCCGAGCAGACGCTCCGCGGACGTTTCGAGGTCAGTTACGACTACCCGGTGGTGTTCACCGATCATCTGTTCGATCCGTCCAATGCCTGCCTGCATCAGCAACTCACCGCTCGGCAAAGTGGCCGCGTGACCGTACTGGTGTTCGCCGATGAACAACTGCTGAAAAGCGCCCCGCAATTGCTGGAACAGATCGATGGCTATTTTGCTGCCTATACAGTGGATGTGCATTTGCAGGCACCGCCGATTGCCGTTCCGGCCGGTGAACTGAGCAAGGATTCACAGGTGTTACAGCAGCTCTACACCGACATGATGAGACATGGGCTGGACCGGCACTGCTATGTCCTCGCCCTCGGTGGTGGCGCTGTACTGGACTCCGTGGGCTACGCCTGTGCCACCTTCCACCGTGGCATTCGCCTGATTCGCGTGCCGAGCACCGTACTGGCCCAGAACGATGCCGGCATCGGGGTGAAAAACGGCATCAATGCCTTCGGCCAGAAGAATCTGCTCGGGACCTTCTACCCCGCCACGGCCGTGATCAATGACTTCCAGTTGCTGACCAGCCTTACCCGCCGTGACCAGATCGCCGGGCTGGCCGAGGCGGTGAAAGTCGCGCTGATCAAGGACCAGGCATTCTTCCAATGGATGGAGCAAC from Pseudomonas sp. P8_229 encodes:
- a CDS encoding 3-dehydroquinate synthase — its product is MKHSRWYRALSKKAPAEHFWLSLFCFSGLVIASFVLFEQQIQDFLTHLDLYLPSSPTQKLNLALLLIALLALDVVLPVPSSVVALLAVAMLGSVGGYLVIFIGLCLGAGLGYALGAGYFRMLSSRLGLHQRRPGQLGYRLGTLSLICLRGVPVLAETSVVAAGMQRYPLRSFLLVTTLANAGLALAYSAIGAFLVEENALLVTILASMVLPGLFIAGYSLFKTLRKHGAEQTLRGRFEVSYDYPVVFTDHLFDPSNACLHQQLTARQSGRVTVLVFADEQLLKSAPQLLEQIDGYFAAYTVDVHLQAPPIAVPAGELSKDSQVLQQLYTDMMRHGLDRHCYVLALGGGAVLDSVGYACATFHRGIRLIRVPSTVLAQNDAGIGVKNGINAFGQKNLLGTFYPATAVINDFQLLTSLTRRDQIAGLAEAVKVALIKDQAFFQWMEQQADALARFDHPASRYAIRRCAELHLGHITGAGDPFERANGRPLDYGHWAAHKLENLSHHRLRHGEAVAVGMALDGLYANALGLLSDADSERVMSLLTKLGFNLSPPELNLKDVQGRSQVLLGLEEFRQHLGGQLSIPMLSGIGQSVDLHEIDDARMEQALMRLSTCSAAASSLSEGFAK